In the genome of Vicia villosa cultivar HV-30 ecotype Madison, WI linkage group LG7, Vvil1.0, whole genome shotgun sequence, one region contains:
- the LOC131616340 gene encoding G-type lectin S-receptor-like serine/threonine-protein kinase At1g11300, which produces MAFPSHNKPHFLLITFLTFSSFFSCYTSITDSLASSEFLKDNETITSDSTNFILGFFSPLNSTNRYLGIWYINQTNTIWIGNRDQPVKDSNGIVTIQKDGNLVILDKPKGSIIWSTNISSSAKSINSTAQLNDAGNLILRDLSSGLTIWDSFTHPADAAVPSMRIAANKVTGEKISFVARKSENDPSSGRFSISLERLDAPEVFIWHDKKIYWRTGPWNGRIFLGSPRMSTEYLFGWLLNPNDNGTAYITYNFADKNMFGILSLTPHGTLKLVEYSDKKQVLNLEVDQNECDFYGKCGPNGNCDNSTTPICHCFEGFEPKNSAEWSSGNWTNGCVRQEGLNLKCEIVKNGSSLVKQDGFLLKHNMKVPDFNDRFPVTQDQCGTDCLANCSCVAYAYDPYIFCMHWSKELIDLQTFPYGGVDLFIRVPAELVAVPVSKKKKGNKKGVLIIAIAGGIGAFTFVICAYLLWRKCSPKHKGRHPRNSLVREHKQMKLDELPLYEFEKLETATRNFHFGNMLGKGGFGPVYKGVMEDGQEIAVKRLSKASGQGMEEFMNEVVVISKLQHRNLVRLLGCCVERGEQMLVYELMPNKSLDAFLFDPLQKKILDWKKRSYIIEGIARGILYLHRDSRLRIIHRDLKASNILLDGDMIPKISDFGLARIVKGGEDDEANTKRVMGTYGYMPPEYAMEGLFSEKSDVYSFGVLLLEIVSGRRNSSFYHSEDSLSLVGFAWKLWLEENIISLIDPEVWDACFESSMLRCIHIGLLCVQEVPKERPSISTVVLMLISEITHLPPPGKVAYVHKQNSRSTESSQKSHQSNSNNNVTMTDVEGR; this is translated from the exons ATGGCTTTTCCATCTCATAACAAACCTCACTTCTTGCTCATAACATTCCTCACATTTAGCTCCTTTTTCTCATGCTATACTTCAATCACTGACAGCCTTGCATCATCCGAATTTCTCAAAGACAATGAAACAATAACCTCGGACAGCACAAACTTCATCCTAGGTTTTTTCAGTCCATTAAACTCAACAAACCGTTACCTAGGAATCTGGTACATCAATCAAACAAACACAATATGGATTGGTAACAGAGACCAACCTGTCAAAGATTCAAACGGAATCGTCACAATTCAAAAAGATGGTAATCTTGTGATACTAGACAAACCAAAGGGTAGCATCATTTGGTCAACAAATATTTCATCATCAGCAAAAAGCATCAATTCAACAGCTCAGCTTAATGATGCAGGAAACTTGATTCTAAGAGATTTGAGTTCTGGATTAACGATTTGGGATAGTTTCACTCACCCTGCAGATGCTGCTGTTCCATCTATGAGGATTGCGGCTAATAAAGTAACGGGTGAGAAGATTTCTTTTGTTGCAAGAAAGAGCGAGAACGATCCGTCTTCGGGTCGTTTTTCAATTAGTCTCGAAAGATTGGATGCGCCGGAAGTTTTTATTTGGCATGATAAAAAGATTTATTGGAGAACCGGTCCTTGGAACGGAAGGATTTTTCTCGGATCGCCGAGGATGTCAACCGAGTATTTATTCGGTTGGCTATTGAATCCCAACGATAACGGAACTGCTTATATAACTTACAATTTCGCGGATAAGAATATGTTCGGGATTCTCTCGTTGACGCCGCACGGAACACTTAAGTTGGTTGAGTATTCGGATAAAAAGCAAGTTCTTAATCTCGAGGTTGATCAAAATGAGTGTGATTTTTATGGAAAATGTGGGCCAAATGGGAATTGTGATAACTCAACGACACCGATTTGTCATTGTTTTGAGGGGTTTGAACCAAAGAATTCGGCGGAATGGAGTTCAGGAAATTGGACTAATGGCTGTGTGAGGCAAGAAGGGTTGAACTTGAAGTGTGAGATTGTGAAGAATGGATCAAGTTTGGTTAAACAAGATGGATTTTTGTTGAAACATAATATGAAAGTTCCTGATTTTAATGACAGATTTCCTGTTACTCAAGATCAATGTGGAACAGATTGTTTAGCAAATTGTTCTTGTGTGGCATATGCATATGATCCATATATATTTTGTATGCATTGGAGTAAAGAGTTGATTGATTTGCAAACATTTCCTTATGGAGGAGTTGATCTCTTCATTCGTGTCCCCGCGGAACTAG TTGCAGTTCCAGTAAGCAAAAAGAAAAAAGGGAACAAGAAGGGTGTCTTAATCATTGCCATTGCTGGAGGGATAGGAGCATTCACCTTTGTTATATGTGCTTATCTTTTGTGGAGAAAATGTTCTCCTAAACATAAAG GAAGACATCCTAGAAACTCACTTGTTAGAGAACATAAACAAATGAAGTTGGATGAGCTACCACTATATGAGTTTGAAAAGCTTGAAACTGCTACAAGAAACTTTCACTTTGGTAATATGCTTGGAAAGGGAGGTTTTGGGCCGGTGTACAAG GGTGTAATGGAGGATGGTCAAGAAATTGCGGTGAAAAGACTTTCGAAAGCGTCTGGACAAGGAATGGAAGAGTTCATGAACGAAGTCGTAGTGATTTCTAAGCTTCAACATCGCAATCTTGTAAGACTTCTTGGGTGTTGTGTTGAAAGGGGTGAGCAAATGTTGGTTTATGAGCTCATGCCAAATAAGAGTTTGGATGCATTTCTCTTTG ATCCACTCCAAAAGAAAATTTTAGATTGGAAAAAGAGATCCTACATAATTGAAGGAATAGCTAGAGGCATACTCTATCTTCATAGAGATTCAAGACTAAGAATTATACATAGAGATTTAAAAGCAAGCAACATCTTACTTGATGGCGACATGATTCCAAAAATATCAGACTTTGGTTTAGCAAGAATCGTTAAgggtggagaagatgatgaagctaACACTAAAAGAGTCATGGGAACTTA TGGTTATATGCCGCCTGAATATGCAATGGAGGGACTCTTCTCTGAGAAATCAGACGTTTATAGTTTCGGAGTTTTATTGCTAGAAATCGTTAGTGGACGAAGAAACAGTAGCTTTTATCATAGCGAGGATTCTCTTAGTCTTGTTGGATTT GCATGGAAACTATGGTTAGAAGAAAACATTATATCTCTAATAGATCCAGAGGTATGGGATGCATGTTTTGAGAGTAGCATGTTGAGGTGCATACACATAGGACTTTTATGTGTGCAAGAAGTTCCAAAAGAAAGACCAAGTATATCAACAGTTGTTTTGATGCTTATAAGTGAGATTACACATCTTCCTCCACCTGGAAAAGTTGCATATGTTCATAAGCAAAATTCTAGAAGTACAGAATCTTCTCAAAAAAGTCATCAATCTAACTCAAACAATAATGTAACTATGACTGATGTTGAAGGAAGGTAA